One window of Branchiostoma lanceolatum isolate klBraLanc5 chromosome 8, klBraLanc5.hap2, whole genome shotgun sequence genomic DNA carries:
- the LOC136439891 gene encoding transcription factor E4F1-like isoform X2 → MSAQTSAEAADSSATTTTNTTRDGSGAIDNHRCGTCRQEFRGLPEFLQHKLNTEACRDSELSDWWEQQKKTLLAQGQGATGVEKSRDVRSGDATQAAASTGLEDTNDDMEEGEVRAGTKQRGATIQAASSEDDPSDTPQDSVTLVQAGRRSARHAARQAMEAAKKSASMSLDEDNRSSTSQSYTCVICSKHFQNSYYLHKHELSHREGKTVGCNKCDKFFRRPSDLRAHQRSHRSTRPYSCEVCGRSFKQQQVLRAHLKTHADRRDFKCSRCGDEFKTKGSLKRHERRHTGERPYKCNKCGRGFSESGALLRHHKALIPCTEKARTSNFSQVRIHPVENPDAETLGQHMTRSRTRNAGNVEAEDAGMAAGDDGSGAGDDGNREAGDDGIDEDEAVGVELGMTSVEGQLEGVQVEEATTAIEGEEPLDSIEEGDSEGNDLHSPKEPPNQCRVCKMVLTNSHNLKLHLLAVHLQNTPFRCGLCAFCTGERSDLQKHMLVKHRRHLGEGQYLDVVQVDSQGNIQPLPRPHDKRMPEMTAGDTEEETAADLLGEAMANSGISSDETEMVDAAMNTEETSLDVDGNPAASAALEQLLELQHMMESTSQPPVQDGLQGRRALHRCPHEGCNRSFRGSSYLKLHLRSHTGERPFKCSMCEGHFVSRDSLKRHIVTHTDERRYKCGECGKLYKRISHVKEHLRVHCPDKPFQCPHCKKHYKTQSSLRVHLRTHENAMPFSCEFCDRSFREKASLVRHLRTHTGEKPFKCTRCNRGFAEHGTLRRHLRSKGGCRVATSSSQAQGLDAGDAPQAEEVPTVLVEFSSMVADTQSYIIQGSDHGQDGGADGHTQQTIQVMEGVTNDQLVEALRMAQASGEVQELQVQQGEAMDMSDQHGASVVVTSEVVHIDPSVIMTASTHSAGDLHNLRATAEMVPQVTVSEVMGQDGGQVSVSEVMGHAGGEGLDQEVTSVEESTSGGMVNMVKLAPSVDDGSMQTDIETVVVEMH, encoded by the exons ATGAGCGCCCAAACTTCCGCAGAAGCGGCGGATTCAAGCGCCAcaaccaccacaaacacaacacggGATG GTAGTGGAGCCATTGACAACCACAGGTGTGGCACGTGTAGGCAGGAGTTCCGCGGCCTACCAGAGTTTCTCCAGCACAAGCTCAACACAGAGGCCTGCCGAGACTCTGAGCTCAGCGATTGGTGGGAGCAACAGAAGAAAACCCTGCTAGCACAGGGGCAGGGCGCTACAGGCGTGGAGAAGTCACGAGATGTACGCAGCGGGGATGCCACGCAAGCTGCAGCAAGCACAGGGCTGGAAGATACCAATGATGACATGGAAGAGGGGGAGGTCCGTGCAGGGACTAAACAGAGAGGAGCCACCATACAAG CTGCATCGTCAGAGGACGACCCATCTGACACTCCTCAAGACTCTGTCACATTGGTACAAGCTGGAAGGAGGTCAGCCAGGCATGCTGCTAGACAAG CAATGGAGGCTGCAAAGAAGTCTGCCAGCATGTCCTTAGATGAAGACAACAGGTCGTCGACCTCCCAGTCGTACACCTGTGTCATCTGTTCTAAACACTTCCAGAACTCCTACTATCTGCATAAACATGAGCTGAGCCACCGAGAGGGCAAGACTGTGGGGTGTAACAA GTGTGACAAGTTCTTCAGACGACCGTCCGACCTGCGTGCCCACCAGCGCAGTCACAGAAGCACCCGGCCATATTCATGTGAAGTGTGCGGCAGGTCCTTCAAACAG CAACAAGTTCTGAGAGCCCACCTCAAGACACATGCAGATAGGAGAGACTTTAAATGTTCCAGATGTGGAGACGAGTTTAAGACTAAGGGATCACTGAAGAGGCACGAGCGTAGGCACACAG GTGAAAGGCCTTACAAGTGTAACAAATGCGGTCGTGGGTTCTCGGAGTCCGGCGCCCTACTACGACATCACAAAGCGCTCATCCCGTGCACAGAGAAGGCCAGAACGTCCAACTTCAGCCAGGTCAGGATTCACCCCGTCGAAAATCCCGACGCGGAGACACTCGGGCAGCACATGACCAGGAGCAGAACAAGGAATGCTGGGAATGTTGAAGCAGAGGATGCTGGGATGGCAGCAGGGGATGATGGGAGTGGAGCAGGGGATGATGGGAATAGAGAAGCAGGGGATGATGGGATAGATGAGGATGAGGCTGTTGGTGTAGAGCTGGGGATGACCTCTGTTGAAGGTCAACTAGAAGGGGTTCAAGTTGAGGAAGCTACCACTGCTATAGAGGGAGAGGAGCCTCTGGACAGTATTGAGGAAG GAGACAGTGAAGGAAATGATCTACACAGCCCTAAGGAACCACCTAACCAGTGCCGGGTGTGCAAGATGGTTCTTACAAACAGCCATAACCTGAAACTACACCTGCTTGCCGTTCATCTACAG AATACGCCGTTCCGCTGCGGTTTGTGTGCGTTCTGCACGGGGGAGCGGTCGGACCTGCAGAAGCACATGCTGGTGAAGCACCGGCGGCACCTGGGGGAGGGGCAGTACCTGGACGTGGTGCAGGTGGACAGTCAGGGCAACATCCAGCCTCTCCCCAGGCCCCACGACAAGCGCATGCCAGAGATGACTGCCGGGGACACAGAGGAG GAAACAGcagcagatctgcttggagaggcgATGGCCAACTCTGGGATCTCCTCAGATGAGACAGAAATGGTTGATGCTGCCATGAACACCGAGGAGACTTCTCTTGATGTGGATGGGAATCCTGCAGCAAGCGCCGCCTTGGAACAACTGTTGGAACTGCAGCACATGATGGAGTCAACAAGCCAG CCTCCTGTGCAGGATGGTTTACAAGGACGCAGAGCTCTACACAGGTGTCCACACGAAGGCTGCAACCGTAGTTTCCGAGGGTCCAGCTACCTCAAACTACATCTCAGATCCCATACGG GAGAGCGTCCATTCAAGTGCAGTATGTGCGAGGGACACTTCGTGTCCCGCGACTCCCTGAAGCGACACATCGTGACGCACACGGACGAACGCAGGTACAAGTGCGGGGAGTGCGGCAAGTTGTACAAGCGAATCTCCCACGTGAAGGAACACCTACGCGTGCACTGCCCCGACAAGCCCTTTCAATGTCCCCACTGTAAAAAGCACtacaagacacag AGTTCACTAAGAGTCCACTTACGCACCCACGAGAACGCCATGCCGTTTTCCTGTGAGTTCTGCGACCGAAGCTTTCGCGAGAAGGCATCACTTGTCCGTCATCTGAGGACGCACACGGGAGAAAAGCCCTTCAAGTGTACGAGGTGCAACAGGGGATTCGCTGAACATGGAACACTCAGGAGACACCTGAGATCAAAGG GTGGATGCCGGGTTGCCACTTCATCAAGTCAGGCACAGGGTCTGGATGCAGGGGACGCCCCGCAAGCAGAAGAGGTCCCCACGGTTTTAGTGGAGTTCTCCTCCATGGTGGCGGATACCCAGTCTTACATCATCCAGGGCTCTGACCACgggcaagatggcggcgcagACGGGCACACTCAACAGACTATACAG GTAATGGAAGGTGTGACCAATGACCAGCTAGTGGAGGCACTGAGAATGGCCCAGGCCAGTGGGGAAGTACAGGAGTTACAGGTCCAACAG GGGGAAGCGATGGATATGTCGGACCAGCACGGGGCGTCTGTCGTGGTGACCAGCGAGGTCGTCCACATTGACCCCTCGGTTATCATGACGGCGAGTACGCACTCCGCCGGTGACCTCCACAACCTGAGAGCAACGGCAGAGATGGTGCCACAGGTCACGGTGTCAGAGGTCATGGGTCAGGATGGAGGTCAGGTCTCCGTGTCAGAGGTCATGGGCCATGCTGGAGGTGAGGGTCTGGATCAGGAGGTCACCTCTGTTGAGGAATCGACCAGTGGCGGGATGGTCAACAtggtgaaactggccccttcAGTGGACGATGGTAGTATGCAGACAGACATAGAAACAGTGGTTGTGGAAATGCATTGA
- the LOC136439892 gene encoding uncharacterized protein has protein sequence MATETTTVFPLTLQWVHKFRASVDDDCGPDLILGKFLTSLLNNKFTACNMKPYPLDDRDIEGRVYLSRSEAGTIYESDGDWTTDEETGYSKCKSETPYKELAAFDMTMVTEPHLFDALDIEGSVYLSRGEVRSIYESDGEEWTTDEGHSKCKSETPYNKLVRACDVTAVKEPHLFDALDIAGSVYLSRGEVRSIYESDGEEWTTDEGHSKCESETPYNKLVRACDVTAVKEPYLFDALDIEGSVYLSRGEVRSIYESDGEEWTTDEGHSKCESETPYNKLVTACDVTAVKEPHLFDALDIAGSVYLSRGEVRSIYESDGEEWTTDEGHSKCESETPYNKLVTACDVTAVKEPYLFDALDIEGSVYLSRSEVGTIYESDGEEWTTDEGHSKCESETPYNKLTACDVTAVTEPHLFDALDIEGSVYLSRGEVGSIYESDGEEWTTDEGHRKCESETPYNKLVTACDVTAVKEPCLFGALDIEGSVYLSRSEVETINESDGEEWTTDEGHSKCKSETPYNKLTACDVTAVTEPYLFDALDIEGRVYLSGGEVGTIYESDGEEWTTDKGHRKCESETPYNKLTACDVTAVKEPHMFDALDIEGRVYLSRGEVGSIYESDGEEWTTDEGHSKCESETPYKLTACDVTAVQEPHLFDALDIEGRVYLSRGESEVGTIYESDGEEWTTDEETGHSPDGDITEERLAVLTSTVPDVQSDCATEEGAQILDPFEMDQQSDFATEMIQLLNSFEMDQQSDFATEEMIQPLSPFEMDQQSTYGGEEMILLLDPLEMDQQSDYGAEEMIQLLDPMEPTEHSDSGTEEEFHLLDPVEVPMLHVWQEVALEPEAATTKRLSRYELHYGPTHRVQSPSCPMIGVRGDSRGDSDDVELPSLQNMAPEYHQGEDTAARTTRGPRVKTVTPKTHHRSFLRDPIVNLPSPCCPWWLLLMGLPSFLSATFAVVQNLGKLLEKSPLGQPHLAWSPALLALAEVTLGADQS, from the exons ATGGCCACAGAAACCACCACTGTGTTCCCCCTGACTCTACAGTGGGTGCATAAGTTTCGGGCAAGTGTGGATGATGATTGCGGCCCTGACCTGATCTTGGGGAAGTTCTTGACAAGTCTCTTAAACAACAAGTTCACAGCTTGCAATATGAAGCCTTATCCACTTGATGACCGTGACATTGAAGGTAGAGTCTACTTGTCCAGAAGTGAGGCGGGGACAATATACGAGTCTGATGGAGATTGGACTACGGACGAGGAGACTGGCTACAGCAAGTGCAAGAGCGAGACGCCCTACAAGGAGCTTGCAGCTTTCGATATGACCATGGTTACGGAGCCTCATCTGTTTGACGCCCTTGACATTGAAGGTAGTGTCTACCTGTCCAGAGGTGAGGTGCGGTCGATTTATGAGTCTGATGGTGAGGAGTGGACAACAGACGAGGGACACAGCAAGTGCAAGAGCGAGACGCCCTACAACAAGCTTGTAAGAGCTTGTGATGTGACCGCAGTTAAGGAGCCTCATCTTTTTGATGCCCTTGACATTGCAGGTAGTGTCTACCTATCCAGAGGTGAGGTGCGGTCGATTTATGAGTCTGATGGTGAGGAGTGGACAACAGACGAGGGACACAGCAAGTGCGAGAGTGAGACGCCCTACAACAAGCTTGTAAGAGCTTGTGATGTGACCGCAGTTAAGGAGCCTTATCTGTTTGATGCCCTTGACATTGAAGGGAGTGTCTACCTGTCCAGAGGTGAGGTGCGGTCGATTTATGAGTCTGATGGTGAGGAGTGGACAACAGACGAGGGACACAGCAAGTGCGAGAGTGAGACGCCCTACAACAAGCTTGTAACAGCTTGTGATGTGACCGCAGTTAAGGAGCCTCATCTTTTTGATGCCCTTGACATTGCAGGTAGTGTCTACCTATCCAGAGGTGAGGTGCGGTCGATTTATGAGTCTGATGGTGAGGAGTGGACAACAGACGAGGGACACAGCAAGTGCGAGAGTGAGACGCCCTACAACAAGCTTGTAACAGCTTGTGATGTGACCGCAGTTAAGGAGCCTTATCTGTTTGATGCCCTTGACATTGAAGGTAGTGTCTACCTGTCCAGAAGTGAGGTGGGGACGATTTATGAGTCTGATGGTGAGGAGTGGACAACAGACGAGGGACACAGCAAGTGCGAGAGCGAGACGCCCTACAACAAGCTTACAGCTTGCGATGTGACCGCAGTTACGGAGCCTCATCTGTTTGATGCCCTTGACATTGAAGGTAGTGTCTACCTGTCCAGAGGTGAGGTGGGGTCGATTTATGAGTCTGATGGTGAGGAGTGGACAACAGACGAGGGACACCGCAAGTGCGAGAGTGAGACGCCCTACAACAAGCTTGTAACAGCTTGTGATGTGACCGCGGTTAAGGAGCCTTGTCTGTTTGGTGCCCTTGACATTGAAGGTAGTGTCTACCTGTCCAGAAGTGAGGTGGAGACGATAAATGAGTCTGATGGTGAGGAGTGGACAACAGACGAGGGACACAGCAAGTGCAAGAGCGAGACGCCCTACAACAAGCTTACAGCTTGCGATGTGACCGCAGTTACGGAGCCTTATCTGTTTGATGCCCTTGACATTGAAGGTAGAGTCTACCTATCCGGAGGTGAGGTGGGGACGATATATGAGTCTGATGGTGAGGAGTGGACAACAGACAAGGGACACCGCAAGTGCGAGAGCGAGACGCCCTACAACAAGCTTACAGCTTGTGATGTGACCGCAGTTAAGGAGCCTCATATGTTTGATGCCCTTGACATTGAAGGTAGAGTCTACCTGTCCAGAGGTGAGGTGGGGTCGATTTATGAGTCTGATGGTGAGGAGTGGACTACAGACGAGGGACACAGCAAGTGCGAGAGCGAGACGCCCTACAAGCTCACAGCTTGTGATGTGACCGCAGTTCAGGAGCCTCATCTGTTTGATGCCCTTGACATTGAAGGTAGAGTCTACCTGTCCAGAGGTGAAAGTGAGGTGGGGACGATATATGAGTCTGATGGTGAGGAGTGGACAACAGACGAGGAGACTGGACACAGTCCTGATGGTGACATCACGGAGGAGAGACTGGCTGTACTCACGTCCACTGTACCAGATGTCCAGTCTGATTGTGCTACAGAGGAGGGGGCACAGATCCTGGATCCCTTTGAGATGGATCAGCAGTCAGATTTTGCTACAGAGATGATCCAACTTCTGAATTCCTTTGAGATGGATCAGCAGTCTGACTTTGCGACTGAGGAGATGATCCAACCCTTGAGTCCTTTTGAGATGGATCAGCAGTCAACATATGGTGGAGAGGAGATGATCCTACTGCTGGATCCCTTAGAGATGGATCAGCAGTCCGACTATGGTGCAGAGGAGATGATCCAACTGCTGGATCCTATGGAGCCAACTGAACATTCAGACTCTGGTACGGAGGAAGAATTTCACCTGCTGGATCCTGTGGAG GTTCCAATGCTGCATGTGTGGCAAGAAGTCGCCCTTGAGCCTGAAGCTGCGACAACAAAGAGATTGTCGCGGTATGAGCTACACTACGGTCCTACACACCGCGTACAATCCCCCAGCTGCCCTATGATTGGTGTTCGCGGTGACAGTCGAGGTGACAGTGATGACGTTGAG CTTCCTTCACTCCAAAACATGGCTCCAGAGTACCACCAAGGAGAAGACACTGCCGCAAGGACCACAAGAGGGCCACGGGTGAAGACTGTCACCCCTAAGACGCACCATCGCAGCTTTCTCAGAGACCCTATAGTGAACCTGCCCTCCCCTTGCTGCCCTTGGTGGCTTCTTCTCATGGGTTTACCCAGTTTTCTATCAGCCACATTTGCTGTGGTACAAAATCTGGGTAAGCTCTTGGAAAAAAGCCCACTTGGGCAGCCACACCTAGcgtggagtccagccttgttagctttggcagAAGTGAcattgggagcggaccaaagctaa
- the LOC136439891 gene encoding transcription factor E4F1-like isoform X1: MSAQTSAEAADSSATTTTNTTRDAGSGAIDNHRCGTCRQEFRGLPEFLQHKLNTEACRDSELSDWWEQQKKTLLAQGQGATGVEKSRDVRSGDATQAAASTGLEDTNDDMEEGEVRAGTKQRGATIQAASSEDDPSDTPQDSVTLVQAGRRSARHAARQAMEAAKKSASMSLDEDNRSSTSQSYTCVICSKHFQNSYYLHKHELSHREGKTVGCNKCDKFFRRPSDLRAHQRSHRSTRPYSCEVCGRSFKQQQVLRAHLKTHADRRDFKCSRCGDEFKTKGSLKRHERRHTGERPYKCNKCGRGFSESGALLRHHKALIPCTEKARTSNFSQVRIHPVENPDAETLGQHMTRSRTRNAGNVEAEDAGMAAGDDGSGAGDDGNREAGDDGIDEDEAVGVELGMTSVEGQLEGVQVEEATTAIEGEEPLDSIEEGDSEGNDLHSPKEPPNQCRVCKMVLTNSHNLKLHLLAVHLQNTPFRCGLCAFCTGERSDLQKHMLVKHRRHLGEGQYLDVVQVDSQGNIQPLPRPHDKRMPEMTAGDTEEETAADLLGEAMANSGISSDETEMVDAAMNTEETSLDVDGNPAASAALEQLLELQHMMESTSQPPVQDGLQGRRALHRCPHEGCNRSFRGSSYLKLHLRSHTGERPFKCSMCEGHFVSRDSLKRHIVTHTDERRYKCGECGKLYKRISHVKEHLRVHCPDKPFQCPHCKKHYKTQSSLRVHLRTHENAMPFSCEFCDRSFREKASLVRHLRTHTGEKPFKCTRCNRGFAEHGTLRRHLRSKGGCRVATSSSQAQGLDAGDAPQAEEVPTVLVEFSSMVADTQSYIIQGSDHGQDGGADGHTQQTIQVMEGVTNDQLVEALRMAQASGEVQELQVQQGEAMDMSDQHGASVVVTSEVVHIDPSVIMTASTHSAGDLHNLRATAEMVPQVTVSEVMGQDGGQVSVSEVMGHAGGEGLDQEVTSVEESTSGGMVNMVKLAPSVDDGSMQTDIETVVVEMH, from the exons ATGAGCGCCCAAACTTCCGCAGAAGCGGCGGATTCAAGCGCCAcaaccaccacaaacacaacacggGATG CAGGTAGTGGAGCCATTGACAACCACAGGTGTGGCACGTGTAGGCAGGAGTTCCGCGGCCTACCAGAGTTTCTCCAGCACAAGCTCAACACAGAGGCCTGCCGAGACTCTGAGCTCAGCGATTGGTGGGAGCAACAGAAGAAAACCCTGCTAGCACAGGGGCAGGGCGCTACAGGCGTGGAGAAGTCACGAGATGTACGCAGCGGGGATGCCACGCAAGCTGCAGCAAGCACAGGGCTGGAAGATACCAATGATGACATGGAAGAGGGGGAGGTCCGTGCAGGGACTAAACAGAGAGGAGCCACCATACAAG CTGCATCGTCAGAGGACGACCCATCTGACACTCCTCAAGACTCTGTCACATTGGTACAAGCTGGAAGGAGGTCAGCCAGGCATGCTGCTAGACAAG CAATGGAGGCTGCAAAGAAGTCTGCCAGCATGTCCTTAGATGAAGACAACAGGTCGTCGACCTCCCAGTCGTACACCTGTGTCATCTGTTCTAAACACTTCCAGAACTCCTACTATCTGCATAAACATGAGCTGAGCCACCGAGAGGGCAAGACTGTGGGGTGTAACAA GTGTGACAAGTTCTTCAGACGACCGTCCGACCTGCGTGCCCACCAGCGCAGTCACAGAAGCACCCGGCCATATTCATGTGAAGTGTGCGGCAGGTCCTTCAAACAG CAACAAGTTCTGAGAGCCCACCTCAAGACACATGCAGATAGGAGAGACTTTAAATGTTCCAGATGTGGAGACGAGTTTAAGACTAAGGGATCACTGAAGAGGCACGAGCGTAGGCACACAG GTGAAAGGCCTTACAAGTGTAACAAATGCGGTCGTGGGTTCTCGGAGTCCGGCGCCCTACTACGACATCACAAAGCGCTCATCCCGTGCACAGAGAAGGCCAGAACGTCCAACTTCAGCCAGGTCAGGATTCACCCCGTCGAAAATCCCGACGCGGAGACACTCGGGCAGCACATGACCAGGAGCAGAACAAGGAATGCTGGGAATGTTGAAGCAGAGGATGCTGGGATGGCAGCAGGGGATGATGGGAGTGGAGCAGGGGATGATGGGAATAGAGAAGCAGGGGATGATGGGATAGATGAGGATGAGGCTGTTGGTGTAGAGCTGGGGATGACCTCTGTTGAAGGTCAACTAGAAGGGGTTCAAGTTGAGGAAGCTACCACTGCTATAGAGGGAGAGGAGCCTCTGGACAGTATTGAGGAAG GAGACAGTGAAGGAAATGATCTACACAGCCCTAAGGAACCACCTAACCAGTGCCGGGTGTGCAAGATGGTTCTTACAAACAGCCATAACCTGAAACTACACCTGCTTGCCGTTCATCTACAG AATACGCCGTTCCGCTGCGGTTTGTGTGCGTTCTGCACGGGGGAGCGGTCGGACCTGCAGAAGCACATGCTGGTGAAGCACCGGCGGCACCTGGGGGAGGGGCAGTACCTGGACGTGGTGCAGGTGGACAGTCAGGGCAACATCCAGCCTCTCCCCAGGCCCCACGACAAGCGCATGCCAGAGATGACTGCCGGGGACACAGAGGAG GAAACAGcagcagatctgcttggagaggcgATGGCCAACTCTGGGATCTCCTCAGATGAGACAGAAATGGTTGATGCTGCCATGAACACCGAGGAGACTTCTCTTGATGTGGATGGGAATCCTGCAGCAAGCGCCGCCTTGGAACAACTGTTGGAACTGCAGCACATGATGGAGTCAACAAGCCAG CCTCCTGTGCAGGATGGTTTACAAGGACGCAGAGCTCTACACAGGTGTCCACACGAAGGCTGCAACCGTAGTTTCCGAGGGTCCAGCTACCTCAAACTACATCTCAGATCCCATACGG GAGAGCGTCCATTCAAGTGCAGTATGTGCGAGGGACACTTCGTGTCCCGCGACTCCCTGAAGCGACACATCGTGACGCACACGGACGAACGCAGGTACAAGTGCGGGGAGTGCGGCAAGTTGTACAAGCGAATCTCCCACGTGAAGGAACACCTACGCGTGCACTGCCCCGACAAGCCCTTTCAATGTCCCCACTGTAAAAAGCACtacaagacacag AGTTCACTAAGAGTCCACTTACGCACCCACGAGAACGCCATGCCGTTTTCCTGTGAGTTCTGCGACCGAAGCTTTCGCGAGAAGGCATCACTTGTCCGTCATCTGAGGACGCACACGGGAGAAAAGCCCTTCAAGTGTACGAGGTGCAACAGGGGATTCGCTGAACATGGAACACTCAGGAGACACCTGAGATCAAAGG GTGGATGCCGGGTTGCCACTTCATCAAGTCAGGCACAGGGTCTGGATGCAGGGGACGCCCCGCAAGCAGAAGAGGTCCCCACGGTTTTAGTGGAGTTCTCCTCCATGGTGGCGGATACCCAGTCTTACATCATCCAGGGCTCTGACCACgggcaagatggcggcgcagACGGGCACACTCAACAGACTATACAG GTAATGGAAGGTGTGACCAATGACCAGCTAGTGGAGGCACTGAGAATGGCCCAGGCCAGTGGGGAAGTACAGGAGTTACAGGTCCAACAG GGGGAAGCGATGGATATGTCGGACCAGCACGGGGCGTCTGTCGTGGTGACCAGCGAGGTCGTCCACATTGACCCCTCGGTTATCATGACGGCGAGTACGCACTCCGCCGGTGACCTCCACAACCTGAGAGCAACGGCAGAGATGGTGCCACAGGTCACGGTGTCAGAGGTCATGGGTCAGGATGGAGGTCAGGTCTCCGTGTCAGAGGTCATGGGCCATGCTGGAGGTGAGGGTCTGGATCAGGAGGTCACCTCTGTTGAGGAATCGACCAGTGGCGGGATGGTCAACAtggtgaaactggccccttcAGTGGACGATGGTAGTATGCAGACAGACATAGAAACAGTGGTTGTGGAAATGCATTGA